TTAATGTAATATTTGCTGCAATTAAAAAGAAAGCCGTTGAGAGGTATGTTAAGGTACTTAATCAGGTGGGATTTAATATCGTTTCATTGGAACCGGCAAGCTTGAGTTTTCTGCGTGCAGCCTTTGTTAAGACCAGAATCAATTTAAAAAAAATAGTACTAATTATAAATATTGATTCTCGCCTTTCAGAAGGAGATATCCTGATTTTAGATTCCAATATGCCTTGTTTTATTCGCGATTTAAAATTATCTACCGCAGGCGAGGCCCCAGAGCAGGACAATCTCGAAAGCAAATTAAATAAACTAATAAATGAAATAAGAATTTCTATTGATTATTTCCGCCACCAGCAGCTTGCATTGCAAGATAATATTTCAGAGATTTTATTATTTACAGACGTCTCTGAAACAAATTCTTGGGCGCAGGCGATTGCTCAGGAGTTAGGTATATCAACCACTGCATTTTTAGCGGCCGAGACCTTAGGGATTGATTCAGCCCACTGCGATTTGCTTAAGGCAGCAGGGGCATCGTTTCGTGGTTTATGTAATTTTCCAGTTGAGTTAAATCTCCTAAAGAAGAAAGAAGAGAAGTTGATAAGAAAAGAATCACAATTTGCTCAGATTTCAAAGTTATTTGTTTTTAAACCACTATTTAAAAAATGTCTTATTTCTGGCGGAATATTCATAGCTTTAATAATTGCTATATATGTCCTTGGAAATTTTAAAATAAAAAAATTGGAAAAGCAATTAAATCTAACTCGAGCCCCTAAAGAACAGCTTGCATTTTTACCAAAGGCTATTGATTTTAGTCAGAAGGAGCTTGTTGCAATAAAGAAGTTGGTTCAAGACCAGCTGGATCAAGTCGAGGCAACAATTGCATCAAGGGTTTATCTAACTGAAAAGATTGAGCGCCTTCAAGCCTTGTTGCCTGATGGCGTCTGGCTTGAAGGTCTAGACTTTCGTAAGGACAGAGGCAGCTTAGAAATGGTACTTGAGGGAGTTGCATATCTGCCTTCAGGTGAAAATGCATTAGTCGTAATCGATCAATTCTTAAGTAAATTACGCAATGATACGAAATTCAACAAAGGTTTTAAGGATATTGTACTTAGTTCGGTGAGGCAATCAGCCAGGGATGATTTTGTGATCCGGTTATTTCAGATTAAATGCCGTTAGTCAAAAATAAGATGAATCTAAAAGAGATAAAAATTGAGGATATCCTAAAAAAAACCGATAATCTTTTTATTATCGCTATAGTTTTAATCGGCTTAATTATCTCAGTAAATATTATTAAGAAGAATGCGAATGCTTATAAGCTCTTGCAGCAGAAGATTAAAACAGAGGAGAATATGAGTAATCTACTGACAGAGATTAACGATAGCGCTAAAGATTATAATTATTATCAGAAAAAAATACTATTCGATAAAGACAGCCGTCAGGTGGTTAATGCTATTAATGAGTGGGCGAGTGCCTCTGGGGTAGAGATAATATCCTTAACGCCCCAGTTCGTAAAAGGTGATGAACGATTTTACTACGTTCCCGTTGATCTTGTAGCAAAGGCTGATTATTACGGATTAGGACTATTCTTAAGTAGAATTGAGGATTACGAAGGTTTCATTGAAATTAGAAATCTTAAGGTTTCTGCAGAGGGGGGGAGGATTTGGCAATCTATGCAATCGCAAAAGTTAAATATCAATCTTTCCTTGTATGCAGTCGCCCTGAAGGAATTAGATGTATCTGAAGCGTTTTCAAGATACTAGGATTGTACTAAAAATGAAAAATACTTCTTTAATTGTCTTATTCATAACTATTTTTCTTCTGTCGTTGTACAGCCTAGGTCAGGCA
This window of the Candidatus Omnitrophota bacterium genome carries:
- the pilM gene encoding pilus assembly protein PilM; translation: MRGFNKTQLGINLSADAITLVESSARKIVKYCRQELSEFSVNLMELSEDEIKFSAILQKILRENEFTGRDVYVGLPAHDIIVRSFQIPLVSKREIDSTINYEARKYLPFRIEELIFDFLTRRNKRSKGFNVIFAAIKKKAVERYVKVLNQVGFNIVSLEPASLSFLRAAFVKTRINLKKIVLIINIDSRLSEGDILILDSNMPCFIRDLKLSTAGEAPEQDNLESKLNKLINEIRISIDYFRHQQLALQDNISEILLFTDVSETNSWAQAIAQELGISTTAFLAAETLGIDSAHCDLLKAAGASFRGLCNFPVELNLLKKKEEKLIRKESQFAQISKLFVFKPLFKKCLISGGIFIALIIAIYVLGNFKIKKLEKQLNLTRAPKEQLAFLPKAIDFSQKELVAIKKLVQDQLDQVEATIASRVYLTEKIERLQALLPDGVWLEGLDFRKDRGSLEMVLEGVAYLPSGENALVVIDQFLSKLRNDTKFNKGFKDIVLSSVRQSARDDFVIRLFQIKCR
- the pilO gene encoding type 4a pilus biogenesis protein PilO, whose product is MPLVKNKMNLKEIKIEDILKKTDNLFIIAIVLIGLIISVNIIKKNANAYKLLQQKIKTEENMSNLLTEINDSAKDYNYYQKKILFDKDSRQVVNAINEWASASGVEIISLTPQFVKGDERFYYVPVDLVAKADYYGLGLFLSRIEDYEGFIEIRNLKVSAEGGRIWQSMQSQKLNINLSLYAVALKELDVSEAFSRY